A portion of the Bacillus thuringiensis genome contains these proteins:
- the miaA gene encoding tRNA (adenosine(37)-N6)-dimethylallyltransferase MiaA, giving the protein MGEVQREKVAVIIGPTAVGKTKLSIDLAKALNGEIISGDSMQIYRTMDIGTAKVTQAEMDGIPHYMVDIKNPEDSFSVAEFQERVRKHIREITERGKLPIIVGGTGLYIQSVLFDYQFTDDAGDVIYREQMEKLALERGVEYVHKKLQEVDPESAERIHANNVRRVIRALEIFHTTGEKMSDQIEKQEKELLYDVSLIGLTMDREMLYDRINLRVDLMMEQGLLEEVEGLYNRGIRDCQSIQAIGYKEIYDYFENRAPLEDAVSQLKTNSRRYAKRQLTWFRNKMDVTWFDVTDGEKTSEILRYIEGKLQVKSNNSK; this is encoded by the coding sequence ATGGGAGAAGTGCAACGTGAAAAAGTTGCTGTCATCATTGGACCAACTGCTGTTGGAAAGACGAAGTTAAGTATCGATCTTGCCAAAGCGTTGAACGGTGAAATTATTAGTGGTGATTCCATGCAAATCTATCGAACGATGGATATTGGAACTGCAAAGGTAACACAAGCAGAGATGGACGGAATTCCACATTATATGGTCGATATAAAAAATCCGGAAGATTCATTTTCTGTCGCGGAATTTCAAGAACGTGTTCGCAAGCATATTCGAGAAATTACAGAACGTGGTAAATTACCAATTATAGTTGGTGGGACCGGTCTTTATATACAATCTGTTTTATTCGATTATCAGTTTACAGATGATGCTGGTGATGTGATATACCGAGAGCAAATGGAAAAGTTAGCTTTAGAACGCGGTGTGGAATATGTACATAAAAAATTGCAAGAAGTAGATCCGGAAAGTGCGGAGCGTATTCATGCAAATAATGTACGACGTGTCATTCGAGCGTTAGAAATTTTCCACACGACGGGTGAAAAAATGAGTGACCAAATTGAGAAACAAGAAAAAGAGTTACTCTATGATGTTTCATTAATTGGCTTGACAATGGATCGAGAAATGCTATACGATCGCATTAACTTACGAGTGGATTTGATGATGGAACAAGGCCTATTAGAGGAAGTGGAAGGTCTGTATAATAGAGGGATACGAGATTGTCAATCTATTCAAGCGATTGGATATAAAGAAATCTATGATTATTTTGAGAATCGAGCCCCTTTAGAAGATGCGGTATCACAATTAAAGACGAATTCGCGTCGTTATGCAAAGCGTCAATTAACGTGGTTCCGTAATAAAATGGATGTCACGTGGTTTGATGTTACAGACGGTGAAAAAACGTCAGAAATTTTACGATACATAGAAGGAAAGTTACAAGTAAAGTCGAATAATAGTAAGTAG
- a CDS encoding DeoR/GlpR family DNA-binding transcription regulator produces MLTPERHQMILQLVKEQKVVKLQQLVEKTESSESTIRRDLAQLEKQRLLKRVHGGAAVLTGKGQEPTMVEKSSKNIQIKQQIANYAASVIEQGDCIYLDAGSTTFEMIPFLINKDVTVVTNGLMHIEALVENNIRAYLLGGMMKSRTKALIGAMAQESMQKYRFDKCFLGANGVHEQLGFTTPDPEEALLKQMALTLANEGYFLIDESKFSEVAFAKIANVEDANIITNHLEIDLEKYKKQTNVIEADKQ; encoded by the coding sequence ATGTTAACTCCTGAACGTCATCAAATGATATTGCAACTTGTAAAAGAACAGAAAGTTGTAAAATTACAGCAATTAGTTGAAAAAACAGAAAGCTCTGAGTCGACAATTCGCCGTGATTTAGCACAATTGGAAAAGCAAAGGTTATTAAAAAGAGTTCATGGTGGTGCCGCTGTTTTAACAGGAAAAGGGCAAGAACCAACGATGGTTGAAAAATCATCCAAAAACATTCAAATAAAACAACAAATTGCTAATTATGCGGCTAGCGTTATTGAACAAGGTGATTGTATTTATTTAGATGCAGGAAGTACAACATTTGAAATGATTCCATTTTTAATAAATAAAGATGTTACTGTCGTTACGAATGGACTTATGCATATTGAAGCTTTAGTTGAAAATAATATTCGTGCGTATTTACTAGGCGGAATGATGAAGAGTAGGACGAAAGCTTTAATCGGTGCTATGGCACAGGAAAGTATGCAGAAGTATCGTTTTGATAAATGTTTTTTAGGTGCAAATGGTGTACATGAACAGCTTGGCTTTACAACGCCAGATCCAGAAGAAGCGCTCTTAAAACAAATGGCATTAACATTAGCAAACGAAGGATATTTCTTAATTGATGAAAGTAAGTTTTCAGAAGTTGCGTTTGCGAAAATTGCAAATGTTGAAGATGCAAATATTATTACAAACCATTTAGAAATTGATTTAGAAAAATATAAAAAACAAACCAATGTAATTGAGGCTGATAAACAATGA
- a CDS encoding PTS fructose transporter subunit IIABC, producing the protein MKITELLKRDTVIMDLAASNKEAVIDELVEKLNGANRLNSKTEFKEAILKRESQSTTGIGEGIAIPHAKTKAVKQPSICFGRSVSGINYESLDGQPAHLFFMIAASEGANNTHLETLSRLSTVLMDEGFRKQLLEAKDEIELLRLFDEKENEKEEEIEVAKPEGNEPYVLAVTACPTGIAHTYMAADSLKAKAAELGIAIKVETNGSTGIKNGLTKEDIERATAIIVAADKQVEMNRFAGKHVIQVPVADGIRKTEKLLNRAVKQDAPIFKGVKEDGKSESIEREKGLGIYKHLMSGVSNMLPFVVGGGILIALAFSFGGIKAEGPLAELFMSIGGGKTGAFLFLVPILAGFIASSIADRPGFMPGVVGGFLAANANAGFLGGLIAGFLAGYVVLGLKRLFSGLPVQLEGIKPVLLYPVFGLLITGVVMQKVVIPPVVALNEMLTGWLNGLNGTNAILLGLILGGMMAIDMGGPINKAAFTFGIAAIEAQNFGVHSAVMAGGMVPPLAIAFATTFFKSKFTEAERKSGLTNYIMGASFITEGAIPFAAADPVRVIVSCVVGSSIAGALSMLFQITLPAPHGGLFVIALVNKPLLYIFSILIGTIVSAIMLGVWKKKVQ; encoded by the coding sequence ATGAAAATTACAGAACTATTAAAAAGGGATACAGTCATTATGGATTTGGCAGCTTCAAATAAAGAAGCTGTCATAGATGAATTAGTTGAGAAATTAAACGGGGCAAATCGTTTAAATAGTAAAACGGAATTTAAAGAAGCTATTTTAAAGCGGGAGTCCCAAAGTACGACTGGAATTGGGGAAGGTATTGCAATACCTCATGCGAAGACAAAGGCTGTTAAACAACCATCGATTTGTTTTGGTAGAAGTGTAAGCGGTATCAATTATGAGTCGCTTGATGGACAGCCTGCGCATTTATTCTTTATGATTGCTGCAAGTGAAGGAGCGAATAATACTCATTTAGAAACGTTGTCTCGTTTATCGACAGTATTAATGGATGAAGGATTTCGCAAGCAACTATTAGAAGCGAAGGATGAAATTGAGCTTCTTCGTCTATTTGATGAAAAAGAGAATGAAAAAGAAGAAGAGATTGAGGTCGCCAAACCAGAAGGAAATGAACCGTACGTACTTGCTGTTACAGCTTGCCCAACGGGAATCGCTCACACATATATGGCGGCGGATAGCTTAAAAGCAAAAGCGGCAGAGTTAGGAATAGCGATTAAAGTTGAAACAAACGGATCAACAGGTATTAAAAACGGTTTAACGAAAGAGGATATTGAACGTGCAACAGCTATTATTGTTGCGGCAGATAAACAAGTAGAAATGAATCGTTTTGCTGGTAAACATGTCATTCAAGTGCCAGTTGCTGACGGGATTCGAAAAACGGAAAAATTGCTCAATCGAGCTGTCAAACAAGATGCACCAATCTTTAAAGGTGTAAAAGAGGACGGGAAATCAGAAAGTATTGAGAGAGAAAAAGGATTAGGAATTTATAAGCATTTAATGAGCGGTGTAAGTAATATGCTTCCATTCGTTGTTGGTGGCGGGATTTTAATAGCGCTAGCGTTTTCGTTTGGTGGTATAAAGGCGGAAGGTCCTTTAGCTGAATTGTTCATGTCAATTGGTGGAGGAAAAACAGGTGCGTTTTTATTCCTTGTACCAATTTTAGCTGGATTTATTGCAAGCTCTATTGCTGATCGTCCTGGTTTTATGCCTGGTGTTGTAGGTGGATTTTTAGCAGCGAATGCGAATGCTGGATTTTTAGGTGGATTAATTGCTGGTTTCTTAGCTGGATATGTTGTTTTAGGGTTGAAAAGATTATTTTCAGGACTACCAGTACAATTAGAAGGAATTAAACCTGTTTTGTTATATCCAGTCTTTGGATTATTGATTACAGGAGTTGTAATGCAAAAAGTAGTAATTCCGCCTGTAGTAGCATTAAATGAAATGTTGACAGGGTGGTTAAATGGTTTAAACGGTACGAATGCTATATTACTAGGTCTTATTTTAGGTGGTATGATGGCAATTGATATGGGTGGTCCAATTAATAAAGCGGCATTTACGTTTGGTATTGCTGCAATAGAAGCACAAAATTTTGGAGTGCACTCAGCAGTTATGGCTGGTGGTATGGTACCGCCACTTGCGATTGCATTCGCAACTACATTCTTTAAATCAAAGTTTACAGAAGCGGAACGTAAATCTGGTTTAACAAATTATATTATGGGAGCATCGTTCATTACAGAAGGTGCGATTCCGTTTGCAGCTGCAGATCCGGTTCGAGTAATTGTAAGTTGTGTTGTTGGTTCAAGTATTGCAGGTGCGTTATCTATGTTATTCCAAATTACATTACCGGCACCGCATGGTGGATTATTTGTAATAGCGTTAGTAAATAAACCATTACTATATATTTTCTCTATATTAATTGGAACGATTGTCTCGGCTATTATGCTAGGTGTTTGGAAAAAGAAAGTTCAATAA
- the hfq gene encoding RNA chaperone Hfq: MKQSINIQDQFLNQLRKENTFVTLYLLNGFQLRGLIKGFDNFTVLLETEGKQQLIYKHAISTFVPQKNVSIELE, encoded by the coding sequence ATGAAGCAATCAATCAATATTCAAGATCAGTTTTTAAATCAACTCCGTAAAGAAAATACGTTTGTTACGCTGTACTTATTAAATGGTTTCCAGCTTCGTGGACTAATTAAAGGATTTGATAATTTTACAGTCCTACTGGAAACAGAAGGTAAGCAACAGCTTATTTATAAACATGCAATTTCTACATTTGTACCACAAAAAAATGTTTCCATTGAATTAGAATAG
- the entD gene encoding cell wall-binding protein EntD, whose product MKKLLGIATAAVFGLGIFAGSAKAETIVTTDVLNVRENPNVESKLVGKVLSGNTLDVINTENGWTKIKLNGKEAFVSAEFTKSTYYVTAGVLNVRAGANTDSEVLGKLNKDDVIETTNQVQNEWLQFDYNGKVGYVHVPFLTGTAPVIEKKEVATQEEGPVSTNTPVKNNTAVKNKESVKSNDSIKKVESSKPVVKEKPAAKPVAKSTETSAPTGGREITVEATAYTADPGENGSYGGRVLTAMGHDLTANPNMKVIAVDPKVIPLGSKVWVEGYGEAIAGDTGGAIKGNRIDVLVGSDGSANSWGRKSVKVKVIQ is encoded by the coding sequence ATGAAAAAATTATTAGGTATAGCAACAGCAGCAGTTTTTGGTCTTGGGATTTTTGCGGGTTCTGCTAAAGCGGAAACAATTGTAACAACAGACGTATTAAATGTTAGAGAAAACCCAAATGTAGAGTCAAAGCTTGTAGGTAAAGTGTTAAGTGGGAATACACTAGATGTTATAAATACAGAAAATGGATGGACAAAAATTAAGTTGAACGGTAAGGAAGCGTTTGTAAGTGCTGAATTTACAAAGAGCACATATTATGTAACGGCGGGCGTATTAAATGTTCGTGCTGGAGCGAATACTGATTCTGAAGTTCTTGGTAAACTTAATAAAGACGATGTGATTGAAACGACGAATCAAGTTCAAAATGAATGGTTACAATTTGACTACAATGGAAAAGTCGGATATGTTCACGTGCCATTTCTAACAGGAACGGCACCTGTAATCGAAAAGAAAGAAGTTGCAACTCAAGAAGAAGGACCGGTTAGTACAAATACGCCGGTTAAAAATAATACAGCAGTTAAGAATAAAGAGTCTGTTAAGAGTAACGATTCTATTAAGAAGGTAGAATCAAGTAAACCTGTGGTAAAAGAAAAGCCGGCTGCAAAACCAGTTGCGAAATCTACTGAAACAAGTGCGCCTACTGGTGGTCGTGAAATTACAGTAGAAGCGACGGCATATACAGCAGATCCGGGTGAGAATGGTTCGTATGGTGGTCGTGTATTAACTGCAATGGGGCATGATTTAACAGCAAATCCAAATATGAAAGTAATTGCTGTTGATCCGAAAGTAATTCCGCTTGGATCAAAAGTATGGGTAGAAGGATATGGAGAAGCGATCGCTGGAGATACTGGCGGTGCTATTAAAGGAAATCGTATTGATGTATTAGTCGGTTCAGATGGTAGTGCTAATAGTTGGGGGCGCAAATCTGTAAAAGTGAAAGTTATACAATAG
- the pfkB gene encoding 1-phosphofructokinase: MIYTVTLNPSIDYVVQVPSFDLGTINRAEKDMKFPGGKGINVSRVLQRLGVKNIALGFTGGFTGQFIKEVLHDEGVTTNFVQVDEDTRINVKIKGKEETELNGQGPLVTKEQFEQLMKKIESMQPGDCVVLAGSVPVSIPSTFYESIAAFGAEKGIRVVVDASGSALQHVIKNKPFLIKPNHHELGELFGVELSTVEDILPYGRKLIEQGVKHVIVSMAGEGALLFTAEGIYEATVPKGVVINSVGAGDSLVAGFVGKYEQTKDIEKAFQYGVATGSATAFSADLCKKEKVEELLSQVIVAKR; the protein is encoded by the coding sequence ATGATCTATACAGTTACTTTAAACCCATCTATTGATTATGTAGTGCAAGTTCCTTCTTTTGATTTAGGAACAATAAATCGAGCGGAGAAAGATATGAAGTTTCCTGGAGGAAAAGGAATTAATGTTTCTCGTGTTCTTCAGCGTTTAGGTGTTAAAAATATAGCACTTGGATTTACTGGTGGATTTACTGGTCAATTTATTAAAGAGGTATTACATGATGAAGGTGTAACAACTAACTTCGTCCAAGTAGATGAAGATACTCGCATTAATGTGAAAATAAAAGGGAAAGAAGAAACAGAATTAAATGGCCAAGGTCCTCTTGTAACAAAAGAGCAGTTCGAACAGTTAATGAAAAAAATTGAGAGTATGCAACCTGGAGATTGTGTTGTACTCGCTGGGAGTGTACCAGTCTCTATTCCAAGTACCTTTTACGAATCAATCGCTGCGTTTGGAGCTGAAAAAGGTATTCGTGTAGTAGTAGATGCAAGTGGAAGTGCACTGCAACATGTAATTAAAAATAAGCCATTTTTAATTAAGCCAAACCACCATGAACTTGGTGAGTTGTTTGGAGTGGAGCTTTCAACAGTAGAAGACATTTTACCTTATGGAAGAAAATTAATTGAACAAGGTGTAAAACACGTTATCGTATCGATGGCTGGAGAGGGAGCTTTATTATTTACGGCAGAAGGTATATATGAAGCGACTGTTCCAAAAGGTGTTGTAATTAATTCAGTTGGGGCCGGAGATTCTCTTGTTGCAGGGTTTGTAGGCAAATATGAACAGACAAAAGATATTGAAAAGGCATTTCAATACGGCGTTGCAACAGGGAGTGCAACAGCATTTTCAGCTGATTTATGTAAGAAGGAAAAAGTAGAAGAATTATTGTCGCAAGTAATTGTAGCTAAGCGATAG